attaggttggtttgtaagtccaccctaattgtgttgtttgtattatgataatggaataggtactttccattggcgtgttgcggaattgttcggtagcattcatcaaggcaacaaggtgagtgttaatatcctatgtgcatatgtatgtgtaggatgggtgcgggtcgggtgaagtggttctcggttatagaactcacttcatatataggtggatttgatgggcttgtgtaataagtccaattggcacggttgtgcgttttggttgaccacctttggcgaggtgcacacttcgtgtgtacgttatcacatggacttgtgatacggagttatataatcccgatgtagtgagattggtattgagttacggttgagtaaccccgatgatgtgggttttgatgagGTAACGAATCTCGGgatgtgcggattcatgatgactcgggttgttcggtcatcttattgatgaggtagtgaatctcgggttgtacgaattcactaaggcacgggtagtacggccgtcctcggttgttgaagtggtgaaggaagtgaatctcgggttgtacgaattcactaaggctcgggttgttcggccaaccttcatgggtttaaggttaaggggttaaccttgttgtattTTCGGATGTatcttgtatatgcgtatatatacttattgtatgttgtagctaatcttacggatttggcttggtggtacgttaggtataactttgcttagttatgctcggattgcggtatgtgtttactatttgtgtgttggcgatgcgtattcattttatgcatatatatatgtatgtagtatattctcactcactaagcattagcttaccctctcgttgtttacatttttatagatttgcttggatgcggtggctcgggtaagcgtgggaactagtggactcgcgtagttgctttcgaagatcttgcttttggattgattaggattgagtagcgtatccccaatcaccatgctcggtctttagtttatgttaaaactcacgtggtcgaaaactcgtaattttgtacgaaagtcgtaaaacggccgatgtgggcccggtgttgtgaaACTCGATTTTaatgtggaaaactcttagttttaattattataacatattgtgaaagtgttttggtttaaaagtgtcgggaagcgggtttttcgctcgtgtgtaattgtaaaactgattagtaacttgcagttcatttggacgccgtccaaggagcttggacgccgtcctgtcctttaatactggacgtcgtccagatgtaTTGTCCCAcaaattttttttaaggcgtgttttcggttggataacgggttgggtcgttacacttttTCATCTTTTGATGAAGAGACTTTGTTataatgttatcgttattttgtcaaaaaaaaaaaaaaaaaaaaaaatcacacttGTCACATAAAACTATACTCCACAAAAACATCTCATTAGACTCTATTACGTCATCGCCATTAAAAATAATCTAACTTATATGGATATGTAAGAATAATAATTAATGCTTACATATCAAAATTAAAACTAGTTACTTTTGTTAATTTCCATCCTGACTTCCGAAACATTTATTCAGTTAGAATATTTTACATACTTTAACTTAAAAATGGTGTAGAGCTTTCACATATTTTTCATACATAATACAAGTACAACAGCATCAAAAGCTTCGAAAATACTAAGATGAGAACCAAAATCCAGACTCTGATTTTTCACTTGCGAGTCTCTTGGTTTGAATCGTAACTCCCATGTACCTACGATGGAAAAAAAAGAAGATAAAATCACGAGTCCAAAAATGACTACGAAATAAACAGAAGATTTCAAATTCAGGCTATCCCTAAATTTGGAGTATCTTTTACTCATCTATATGTAGCCTAATCGGGTTATCCCATTACTGTTTTCGACCCTTTTTTCAGACCACTCAAAATATTCTGCTAGTGAACTGAAGTTTGACCGGAGACCTCTTGTGAAGATATTTGGTCCACAATAAGCTATCGTACTAAACATACACACACAAAAACCAATGCAAGTTATATGGAAAACTAATATACCTTCCAAGCATTATTACATTAGCCGGAGTACTAAGTAGAGTCGATCTATCAACGACTCGAAGAGCATCAACACCGAGAACTTTATAATCATTATCGACAACTTTTCCAATTACACATCCACCGTGCGTTTGCCATACAGTCCTCACAGTGTCTTTACAGAATTGTTCCATTGATGTACTAGTGTTAGCATGTATTGGCATATACATGGGTAGTTTTACAGTAAGATCAATAATATCTTGAGAGGTCATATTATCATATTTAAAATTTGCGAATGCTTTTGAATCGATTGCTTTTCTAACAATATTGATGCCGTTAATGCAGTTTTGCAAGTCTTCGGGCTCtttgtagtagttgaattttacAGATGGACAGTCCTTTGGATTAGTACTTCGAAGCTTTAGCTCACCGGTCGAAACAGGGCCATCTATTTTTAAAATGACATATCCGCCCTTCTGCAAATCAAAGAATAAATCATTTGTAGGGTTGTAAATATGCCGAGTCGGGCCTAAGGTACTAGACTCGAGCAAGGCTCGTTTAAAATTCAAAGCGCTCGAGCTAGGCTCGTTTCGATCCTAATATATCAAGCTCGAGCACAGTTCGAGTTCGGCTAGTTTTATGTATAATaggaattattatatataattttacacGGAGTACCATataattacaaaaaaaataataaaaagatataaattaaAGGCTCGTTTAGACTTGCAACATTTGTTTAAGCTCGATATGATATACTGTAAGAATAAGAAGTTCGGGCTCGTTTACTAAACGATTTTCAAAATTTGTTCGAGCTCGAGCTGAATCTCGTTTAAGCTCGACTCAAATCAAGTTTTTAATGAGTCGAGTAGCTCGCGAGTAACTCAGTTCATGTTATTTAGTTAACATGATCTGTGTATATACCTCATAGGAGAATCCTTGGTAATCTGATGGACTTCCAAGAACCAAGTTAATGTTCCCAATCGGCTCGATCAGACCACCATCCAGATCTGCGACAACTTGAACTACAGATTGCTCAACAGGGATCGGAGAAGGGACAAACAACACATTTAGCGGGTTATCTGCCATGTCTTGACCAACTAAGGGCTGGTCCAACACCACTGTAATATCTAGGGCTTCAAGTTGATCTTTGGGACCTATGCCACTTAACATTAGAAGTTGTGGGCTTCCCATAGGACCTGCACTTAGAATGATTTCGTCGTTTCGACCTCCTTTCAAAAATGCCCTATGCTTATTACCTAATGCATCTTCAAACACTACTCCATAAGCCATTGGCTTTGTTCTTCCTGTTAAAAGATAAGAAATGATTGATGAGAaattatataagtatttgtttcaGAATAAATTCATAAGCTTTATGCAAGTAATGTCATTTTCGGTCTGGTCGGAGATTTTTTTAAAAGCAGTCTCTATGCCCCCGAGTAGCGGGATGCGTGGGATTGGATACTATTATTGTTGATGTTGTGTTGACATTTTTCGTGTGAGTTTGTTAAGAGCGGGAAAAATCTTATTCTTTTACCAGTTTACCCTCATGTGAGTTTGTTATGTCATGTGTAAGTACATGAATATTGTATGCATACCTTTTGTAGTAAACAAGACTTTGCCCACAGTTGCATGTATAAAAACAGACAATCTTAGCGGATCAGCATACTCTAACATGTCAGCTGTTGTATGTCTTCGACCATTTTTATCAAACGTCGTACCGCCCACTTTAGTCCCACGAACATAATCGTACGTAAATCCAGCATCCGGTGTCACTCCAGCTTCCACAAATGCTCCTTTCCATGCCGATTGCCATTCTCCAATAACCGGCTCAAAAACCATACACTTTTCAATAAACTCATAAGAAGCATTCACCAACTTCTCATCAGTTAACTTCGCCTCATCGAAGAACTTTTTATCGTCCCTAGTATACAACCCGGCGTTAATGGAACTACCGCCTCCCAAAACACGTGGACGTGCGTTTCCAACTCCATCATCCGACATAAATAATTCGGCTGGTGATTCTTGTGAAGGGTTGAAAAAGTAGTTGCCAAAATTGGCTAAATTGGTTATGTCTGGGTTGCCATAGGGCGAGCCACCACGTTCGAGCAATAAAACTGAGTAGGTTTCGGAGAGTGTTGTGGCTAATGGGATTCCTGCTGCACCTCCTCCTACGACGATGTAGTCGTAGAACGAAATCTTTGGTGCTTCAGTTGCTTCTTTCAAGAAAGAATAGTTTGGAGCTGTGGAATGAAATTTAACGTAAGCTCAAAGTATGTTCCATATTGTAGTAGAAAACTAGCTTTCAATTTTTTAAAGTACCAAGTTTTGTTTATCAAGTTTTTAAGATCTTGATGCTATAACTTTTTTAAAAGTTATAGTGATACACAAAAGGCTTATATATAGTGAGGATTCATCTCCGAAAAAAGAAGGAAAGATTTTTAACCGGCAATTTTAATATGGTTAGTGATATGTATACAACTATTTGTTATCCATACACAACTAATTAATGATGTTGTACACTACAACATCataaagcatgtttggttgtgtatggtCAAAAAAATGGTTGTGTACAAATCAACGCCATTTTAATATCGTTAATGTGTATAAATTATAATACCATCAGCGACCGACAAGAATTTGAGCAATTATTTTCGAACCACCCGGAAACCAGGAAGGGAAAACCCTGAAAGAGAATTAAACTCGGGAAAATTCTTAAAGTTTGTCTTTCCTAGAATTCGAATCCGGGTTCAACCTCCCACATTGATTATTTTCGGTATAAAGTTAATACATTACATCCATATACAACATTTTTATGTACAGAAAAACCGTGAGCACAAACATTCAAATGTAACTTCAAAAGTTTCTTTAAACAGGATAActtaaactgaaaaaaaaaaaaaaaaaaaaaaaagatcgaaaTGCAAAAATGAGACAGTTTTGTCTATATTTGTCATTTCAACACGTTGGTCGGTATATCACCATAAAACATTTCTGTACGTTATCAAAGACTACGAAAATGGAAAATAAAAATAACACTATGAGACACTATTATTTTCCAAATTTAACTACTACACAACTCAATAATAATGTATGAATCATTTGTTATAAAAGTGTAACTAATACTAGAAACTGAACTACGAAAGCATTCAAGAAGTTATAAAAACAAAATCGatcaagatataatatatatactatACTATACTTACGTATCTCCGCGTTAGCAAAAACATGTTGGAAAATAACACAAATAAGTGTATAAACCATTAACATTGTCTGTGATCCACTCGACATCGTGATACACACAAGAATATATGCGATATATCAAAAAGTATGCAACTCTTTATGAAAATTTATTATTGTTGCATATGTTTATGTTGGTTGGTTTGTGGAAATACCCAAAACAAGCTAGATATTTATagtacaaagtatgaagaaagtAACTACGTTAGGCCAATAAAAAAagagggatgattctcacacactattttttgatcctcacacacccttttaccatattattagggaggagttcaagtaaattggtgtgtgaggatcaaaaaacagtgtgtgagaatcatcccccataaaAAAAACACACCGTAcaagtatattttattattatcattattctaacaTAAAGTTCAGTTGACAAAAAAAGTATTCATTAAAACATCTTTGATTCTTTAATAGTTGAATGCATCAAACAAATACTGCGGGAATCTAACGAATGTCGTTAATTTAAATCGTTGTTAATTCAATTTAAATGATGAATTCTGTTTAAGCTTTTGACTGAAATTATAATGAAGGTGTTTGATCATGAATGTGTATGTATATTATGAagcatattatgatgatgatgatgatgataaatgctAAAATCAGATGTAGTAACATTTTTTTATTCAACCTTCAGTCAAAATTAAAGGATAGTGAGGTTACATGTGTTCGGAGAGGCGAGAGGGAAAACGCACACTTTGTGTGTTAATTGTGAAGGTAAGACTTATGAATAGTTAACCTTTTAAATGAAGTAGATGATGGCTATTTATACTACATAACCATCATGTACAAGAATGGAAATAGGGACACAAATCACATCTATAAAATATGGTCTAACAATCTCCCTTTTAGATGTGATTTGTGATAGATCATCATCAGAAAGTTCGTGGATTTCTTTTTAAGTCTTGAACTCTCCCACTTAAAATAGGCTGTGGATTTCATTGAATTTTTTGAactctcccccttgaaatatgcttAGTTGTTGCCTTGACTTAAGAAACTTCTTCTTTTGGAAGATTCTCTATTCTCGGATATGAGTGATCACAATGCACACAGTCACCATCATTTGATCCTGACATTGTTTCTCCTCCTTGGTGTGCGTTGTAAAAATATGTCTTTATTGAATTGAGAGGTGTGTGTGAATGAGCCTGCTTGATGATATTCTTTAGCTCCTCCTTGAATGATgaatcaaccccccccccccccccccccccccaccccaaaTCAGACATAGGGAGTTAGAAGTGGTGTTGGTAAGAGTTGTATTGGAGATTTGGTGCGGAAGTTTGAGCAGTGAGTTTTTCGATTTGCTTTGTCATTATTTTTGGTGTACAATTTGTAGGCATGCTCTATTTGATTGATTGACCTTGTGTTCCACCGAGGTTTGATCACACATCTTGGTTGAAAGGAAAGTAACTCTTTGAATGAGTACTTGAATGGTTTTGAAGGTGTTTCATCAAATGGTGTAATGGTTGAGTTGACGAATGAATTCTCTGAACTTGATTGCTTCGTTTATGAGCACGCCATCTGTGTTGATCTTGAAATCCAGTGAGTTTCCCATATTTCCCATAAGTAGGTTGCAGAAACGGTTAATTTGTTTTGATTTTTTAATGGGAATAGATTCATTGTTCGTGGGAACCAGATTTGTGAGATTGAGTAACCTTGGGGATCTCAGTTGAAAGAAACAACCTTTTTCTCAATTGTAGGAAAAGAACATATTGATTCTGAAATATTTGGCTCTTTATATTCCGGGATTCAACTTGTATACCCATCGACATCATTGTTGGTTTTGGAATTGGTGTCAATTTAACATCTAACGCATGTTGTAAATCCAAAATGCGTTTGTTAAAGTCTTGAGTTAATGTTCATTTAAGAGCCTAAGCATGATCAGCATCAGCGCGAAGTTGTTGAATGGTCTTAGAATGAAGCTCACGTTCGGACTTGCAATGATTATTTtcagcttgaagattctgaatttcTTGAGTTGAAATAATTATCCTTGAGAGGTGATCATTCCCTATTTGTAACTTCTTATTTTGTGCTTCAAGCGTCCGAGTTTTGACAATCAATGGCTCTTTGTAGGGTCGTTTTACGAACAGATCCACATCTTTAAGAAAAGGTACGTATTTTCCATCACAATCACTATACCATTCTTTCTTTGAATCGGAGTGATCATAAGGATTCATATTGTTTCGAGATTGCTTCTTGTTGTCCTTTGATAATGATCGGATGTCGAATCTAAATGGTCCGAAAAATACCTGAACTTCTGAAAATTTCGTTATAAATTCAACGAGAATTGTTAAATTTCTTGATTCCGTTAGTTGTTTTCGTCTGAAAGCAAACGAAATATTTAACTGATCAGTTAACTATTTGATGGGA
This genomic stretch from Rutidosis leptorrhynchoides isolate AG116_Rl617_1_P2 chromosome 11, CSIRO_AGI_Rlap_v1, whole genome shotgun sequence harbors:
- the LOC139874834 gene encoding protein HOTHEAD-like, producing MSSGSQTMLMFKLSCLKKLLKLHLNVCAHGFSVHKNVVYGSPNYSFLKEATEAPKISFYDYIVVGGGAAGIPLATTLSETYSVLLLERGGSPYGNPDITNLANFGNYFFNPSQESPAELFMSDDGVGNARPRVLGGGSSINAGLYTRDDKKFFDEAKLTDEKLVNASYEFIEKCMVFEPVIGEWQSAWKGAFVEAGVTPDAGFTYDYVRGTKVGGTTFDKNGRRHTTADMLEYADPLRLSVFIHATVGKVLFTTKGRTKPMAYGVVFEDALGNKHRAFLKGGRNDEIILSAGPMGSPQLLMLSGIGPKDQLEALDITVVLDQPLVGQDMADNPLNVLFVPSPIPVEQSVVQVVADLDGGLIEPIGNINLVLGSPSDYQGFSYEKGGYVILKIDGPVSTGELKLRSTNPKDCPSVKFNYYKEPEDLQNCINGINIVRKAIDSKAFANFKYDNMTSQDIIDLTVKLPMYMPIHANTSTSMEQFCKDTVRTVWQTHGGCVIGKVVDNDYKVLGVDALRVVDRSTLLSTPANVIMLGRYMGVTIQTKRLASEKSESGFWFSS